The genomic segment GCATCAAGATCGCCCTGCGAGATCCGCTTGAGGCTATGCGCCACGGCATTTAAAGGGGTCAGTATTCGCGCTGACAATTTCACCGTAAAAAACAGGGAGATGACCAGGCTTATGACCGTGGTCGTGATAATCCATAACCAGTCCCACATCGTCATATCATCTTCATTACCCCCCGTCGTGCCACCAGGAAGGTAATCAAACAAGAAGGTATAAAACAAATACGAACCCAGCACGGAGATAACAATAATAATAAACGTCAGCGATAGCATATAGGTCAATATTTGACGGCTAAGGAGCGGCTCTCTGTTCATTTATGTTCCCCCAGCCGGTAGCCCATTCCTCTGATGCTCTCAGGCACACCGTTCAGGCCCGCGACTTCCAGCTTCTTACGCAGCTTACTCATGTGGCTGTCCACGGTTCTGTCCAGCCTGTCACCATCAGGCAGGCAGGCATTGAGGAGTTCTTCACGGGAACAGACTTTCCGCGGGTTGCGGGCAAGATGCATTAACAGTTTAAATTCCGTTGTGGTTAGTACGGGCGTAACAACACGATCGCCTGCGGTGATTTCAATATAAAAATCATCCGGATACATGGTAAGAAATGGCGTTCTGATAGGCCGGGAGCCGATTTGCCCGGGATCCGATCGGGTTCTTCGTAACACGGCTTCAACCCGCGCGACGACTTCAGAAGGGTTAAAGGGTTTAATAACATAATCATCGGCACCCAGCCGCAGCCCCATCAGCTTGTCTACATCCTGATCAAGCGCGGTGACCATAATGATGGGCACATTGCTCTCCTGGCGCAGCGTCGACAGCACATTCCAGCCATCAAACACCGGCAGGTGAATATCCAGCAAAATAAGCTCCGGCTTATGAAGACGCCCAAACGTAATGGCCTGCTCGCCGTTAGTCGCCCGGAGCGTTTGCATTCCCGCCTTTTGCAGATAACTTATCAGTATATCGGCGATTTCATCATCATCTTCGGCAACAAGGATCAGGGTGTTTTTATGCATGGGGTCTCTACTCATACCGTAAGCTCGCATCTGTGTGTTTTCCGTCACGCCGAAAGCCGTGAGGGATAAACATCATTAACGACTCAGGGTGAATGGCGCGT from the Cronobacter condimenti 1330 genome contains:
- a CDS encoding response regulator, with amino-acid sequence MHKNTLILVAEDDDEIADILISYLQKAGMQTLRATNGEQAITFGRLHKPELILLDIHLPVFDGWNVLSTLRQESNVPIIMVTALDQDVDKLMGLRLGADDYVIKPFNPSEVVARVEAVLRRTRSDPGQIGSRPIRTPFLTMYPDDFYIEITAGDRVVTPVLTTTEFKLLMHLARNPRKVCSREELLNACLPDGDRLDRTVDSHMSKLRKKLEVAGLNGVPESIRGMGYRLGEHK